Genomic DNA from Primulina huaijiensis isolate GDHJ02 unplaced genomic scaffold, ASM1229523v2 scaffold208130, whole genome shotgun sequence:
CATGCTTTTAATATGTAACAATGCCGCACAAGGAATTTTAtcctcatttttcttcaaatatgCTGGTGAGAATAAGAATTTAATTATGAGAATTGGCGATTTAGTTTCTTTATCGTGGATTTGTACTATGTACGATTTTCCCATTCCGCTTCCTGTTGTCAGAGTCTCATATGATAAGTGAATTCCTGTTGCAAAATGTTAACAGATACAATTTTGAAGAAGTATTCGTCAACCGTAGCTACAATATTTACCGGCATAGCATCTGCTGTTATGTTTGGCCATACTTTAACAATAAACTTTATGTTGGGTATTTCGGTGGTTTTCATCTCAATGCACCAGGTATTATCACTCAGAGAAGCATCTGTTTATTATGTAAAAGTATGTTGGTGCTTACCTTGTGGTTTCTTATGTTTGTCAGTTCTTTTCGCCTCTCTCAAAGGCCAAGGAGGACCAACAAAATGGGATGCACGAAAAATTGGACATTCAGGATAACCATAGGTAATTGTGTCTTTTATGACATTACTGCACGCATAAAATGCTATTTATTCTTCATTACTTTTTCCTTATTAATTTAGAAGTGAGAACACTTCCAACAGGATTCAATGATCATCTGATTTCAAGTGTCATAATTTACGACAATAGATGCACACTATTTCATAGTTTCTCCGAATTATAAATAACTTTACAGCGTCTCTCTAGTTCCaaatttaatgaattaattaacttttgattAAGCTTGGTTTCCTATTGATTGTATGGATGTCATTACATCTGCGCTAATTTGATATGCTGTTGTCAATTCCCTGAAGCAAAAATCTGGATTTTGATTCAAGGCTGGTTTGATCCAGCGACTTGATTAATGGAATCGTGCTTTTGTCACTTCTCATTATTTTGAGTTGTGATTTTGAATTTACAGAATTTCATGATATAATAGCTCTTAAATTCTTACTGTTTTTCCTGTAACTATTTTTTTGCATCATCGACATACTATTGTAACGGATCTTTATTTCTCTGGTTCCTGTCAGGTCAAGGGAGTCATCCTTTATAAATATGGCTGCCGGTGCAAATGAGGAGGTACGGTTTGTCATCACTCTTAAATATGCATTTGTGTATGCTTTTTTAACTGCACAATTCATCATTTTCGTTTTGATTTATTCAGGCTAGCCACCGTGTACCCGATGAAAGACAACCACTGCTTCCTACCTAAAGTTAATTTGATGGTATGCTTCTGAAATGcgatgttttttttgttttgaagatgAAATGCGATGTTTTTATATCTATATTTGTGATGCTTATACTTTTTCTACCATTAACTTGATATGCATGGATTTGTAGCTATCTTAACTACTGTTTTGCCTTGTGAAGCTTAACTCAATATGAATAAGTTTGCAACTCTtacaaattttataaagctGCTCAACCTTACAGATAAAAAATCCCGTGACATTTTATAGTTGGACACGATTGATCTGAGTGAGATGGCCATTTCACTTCGGAGCAGGGATTTGTTTCACTGTTGcaaaaatacaatattaagAATCCACCAGTAATTGTGCTTGAGAAATCGCCAAAACTCAAGCCAGCTGACA
This window encodes:
- the LOC140966851 gene encoding CMP-sialic acid transporter 2-like; translated protein: MFGHTLTINFMLGISVVFISMHQFFSPLSKAKEDQQNGMHEKLDIQDNHRSRESSFINMAAGANEEASHRVPDERQPLLPT